A region of Streptomyces sp. NBC_01788 DNA encodes the following proteins:
- a CDS encoding DNA polymerase III subunit gamma and tau — MSSLALYRRYRPESFAEVIGQEHVTDPLQQALRNNRVNHAYLFSGPRGCGKTTSARILARCLNCEKGPTPTPCGECDSCRDLARNGPGSIDVIEIDAASHGGVDDARDLREKAFFGPARSRYKIYIIDEAHMVTSAGFNALLKVVEEPPEHLKFIFATTEPEKVIGTIRSRTHHYPFRLVPPGTLRDYLGQVCQKEDIPVEDGVLPLVVRAGAGSVRDSMSVMDQLLAGAREEGVTYAMATSLLGYTDGSLLDSVVEAFASGDGSGAFEVVDHVIEGGNDPRRFVADLLERLRDLVILAAVPDAAEKGLIDAPADVVERMQAQARSFGAAELSRAADLVNEGLTEMRGATSPRLQLELICARVLLPAAYGDERSVMARLDRIERGVSFSAGAGAPAMGYVPGPEAHGGAPIAVGGPAGAAPAVPPVPPGGGAAAARAAVRGSGAPDASTPAAAPAPTAPPAPPAPAAPPAPAASDRSQETAPPTAPVAAPPAAAPGAWPTAAAAGGRRPGGWPTAAAPGGGQAPGAPSASSAPGPAQQAPAARPAAAPVPSAPPAPAGGGLDPRVLWPNVLEAVKNRRRFTWILLSQNAHVSGFDGTTLQIGFVNAGARDNFASSGSEDVLRQALAEQFNVQWKIEAVVDPTGGGGSGPQPPGGGYGPGPGGGGYGGGGGAAAQRTPAPQPAAPSAPAAAPNRPPSAAAPTPASSPAPPFSAHEPPPVAPEDDIPEDDDPDLDESALSGHELIVRELGATVVEEYSTE; from the coding sequence GTGTCGTCTCTCGCGCTGTACCGCCGCTATCGCCCGGAGTCGTTCGCCGAGGTCATCGGGCAGGAGCATGTCACCGACCCGTTGCAGCAGGCGCTGCGGAACAACCGGGTCAATCACGCGTACCTGTTCAGCGGTCCGCGCGGGTGCGGCAAGACGACCAGCGCGCGGATCCTCGCCCGGTGCCTGAACTGCGAGAAGGGGCCGACGCCCACCCCCTGCGGGGAGTGCGACTCGTGCCGCGACCTGGCCAGGAACGGCCCGGGGTCCATCGACGTCATCGAGATCGACGCCGCTTCGCACGGTGGTGTGGACGACGCCCGTGACCTGCGCGAGAAGGCCTTCTTCGGGCCCGCCCGCAGCCGGTACAAGATCTACATCATCGACGAGGCCCACATGGTCACGTCGGCCGGTTTCAACGCGCTGCTCAAGGTGGTCGAGGAGCCGCCGGAGCACCTGAAGTTCATCTTCGCCACGACCGAGCCCGAGAAGGTCATCGGGACCATCCGGTCGCGCACCCACCACTACCCCTTCCGTCTCGTGCCGCCGGGCACCCTGCGGGACTACCTCGGCCAGGTCTGCCAGAAGGAGGACATCCCCGTCGAGGACGGGGTGCTGCCCCTCGTCGTGCGGGCCGGCGCCGGATCCGTGCGTGACTCCATGTCCGTCATGGACCAGCTGCTCGCCGGTGCGCGGGAGGAAGGTGTGACGTATGCCATGGCCACCTCGCTCCTCGGCTACACCGACGGCTCTCTGCTCGACTCCGTCGTCGAGGCCTTCGCCTCCGGGGACGGCTCCGGTGCCTTCGAGGTCGTCGACCATGTGATCGAGGGCGGCAACGACCCCCGGCGGTTCGTGGCCGACCTGCTGGAGCGGCTGCGGGACCTGGTGATCCTCGCGGCCGTTCCGGACGCCGCCGAGAAGGGGCTCATCGACGCCCCGGCCGATGTCGTGGAGCGGATGCAGGCCCAGGCCCGGTCCTTCGGTGCCGCCGAGCTGAGCCGCGCCGCCGACCTCGTCAACGAGGGCCTGACCGAGATGCGTGGCGCCACCTCGCCCCGCCTCCAGCTCGAACTGATCTGCGCCCGCGTCCTGCTCCCCGCCGCCTACGGCGACGAGCGGTCGGTGATGGCCCGCCTCGACCGCATCGAGCGCGGCGTCAGCTTCTCCGCGGGCGCGGGTGCGCCTGCGATGGGGTACGTACCCGGACCCGAGGCGCACGGGGGAGCGCCGATCGCGGTGGGCGGCCCCGCGGGTGCGGCGCCCGCCGTACCTCCTGTTCCGCCGGGCGGTGGGGCGGCCGCGGCTCGGGCGGCCGTGCGGGGCTCGGGCGCCCCTGACGCATCCACGCCCGCCGCGGCCCCTGCGCCGACCGCACCCCCCGCACCCCCTGCCCCGGCAGCACCCCCTGCGCCGGCCGCGAGTGACCGTTCCCAGGAGACGGCTCCGCCCACCGCACCCGTCGCCGCACCGCCCGCCGCCGCGCCCGGTGCCTGGCCCACCGCGGCAGCCGCGGGCGGCCGGCGGCCGGGCGGCTGGCCCACAGCGGCAGCGCCGGGCGGCGGGCAGGCACCGGGTGCGCCGAGTGCGTCCAGCGCCCCGGGGCCCGCGCAGCAGGCACCCGCGGCGAGGCCTGCCGCCGCCCCGGTCCCTTCCGCCCCACCGGCCCCGGCAGGCGGCGGGCTCGACCCCCGCGTCCTCTGGCCGAACGTCCTCGAAGCGGTGAAGAACCGCCGTCGCTTCACCTGGATCCTGCTCAGCCAGAACGCCCATGTCTCCGGCTTCGACGGCACCACCCTCCAGATCGGCTTCGTCAACGCCGGTGCCCGCGACAACTTCGCGAGCAGCGGCAGTGAGGACGTGCTGCGCCAGGCGCTGGCCGAGCAGTTCAACGTCCAGTGGAAGATCGAGGCGGTCGTCGACCCGACGGGAGGCGGCGGCTCCGGTCCCCAGCCCCCGGGCGGCGGCTACGGTCCGGGTCCCGGTGGCGGCGGCTACGGCGGTGGGGGCGGCGCGGCAGCGCAGCGTACGCCTGCTCCCCAGCCCGCGGCTCCGTCGGCGCCTGCCGCGGCCCCGAACCGGCCGCCGTCCGCCGCGGCACCCACGCCCGCCTCTTCTCCGGCACCGCCGTTCTCCGCCCACGAGCCGCCTCCCGTCGCCCCCGAGGACGACATTCCCGAGGACGACGACCCGGATCTCGACGAGTCGGCCCTGTCCGGTCACGAACTGATCGTGCGGGAGCTGGGCGCCACGGTGGTCGAGGAGTACTCGACGGAGTAG
- a CDS encoding LAETG motif-containing sortase-dependent surface protein: protein MSGSDAKTEGDGSDTKAEDKSDTKAEDGSDTKAEDGSDAKAEDGSDTKTEDGSDTKTEDGSDSKDEGTTDEESATPSPSASPSETPGPQVCNDSEDYTQDKNLHTSLSGLPSQIVAGSGFHNFKLNVNNSGHNAYKRVDLGVFAAQVNEKNYEVTTSYLTLQYKDPATGTWQNISLNENDEGAGYLGYTDVQAKESFSIDLRLSIDSKAPAGMGFAISIGMYADDKGNCVYSSDDDFYQFDVLAAGSKSGNPGDAKPQGGRKPLPAKPAGDNQIVPQGHLAETGSNSALPMIALAGGAAVAVGTGAVFVVRRRKADIGATA from the coding sequence TTGAGCGGGTCCGACGCCAAGACGGAAGGCGACGGGTCCGACACCAAGGCCGAGGACAAGTCCGACACCAAGGCCGAGGACGGGTCCGACACCAAGGCCGAGGACGGATCGGACGCCAAGGCCGAGGACGGATCGGACACCAAGACCGAGGACGGATCGGACACCAAGACCGAGGACGGGTCCGACTCGAAGGACGAGGGCACTACCGACGAGGAGTCGGCCACCCCCAGCCCCAGCGCCTCGCCGTCCGAGACGCCGGGCCCGCAGGTGTGCAACGACAGCGAGGACTACACGCAGGACAAGAACCTGCACACCAGCCTGTCCGGCCTGCCCTCGCAGATCGTCGCGGGCAGCGGGTTCCACAACTTCAAGCTGAACGTCAACAACTCCGGCCACAACGCCTACAAGCGTGTGGACCTCGGTGTGTTCGCCGCTCAGGTCAACGAGAAGAACTACGAAGTCACCACGAGCTACCTCACGCTCCAGTACAAGGACCCGGCCACCGGCACGTGGCAGAACATCTCCCTGAACGAGAACGACGAGGGCGCCGGTTACCTCGGCTACACCGACGTCCAGGCCAAGGAGTCCTTCTCCATCGACCTGCGGCTGAGCATCGACAGCAAGGCCCCGGCCGGCATGGGCTTCGCCATCTCCATCGGCATGTACGCCGATGACAAGGGCAACTGCGTCTACTCCAGCGACGACGACTTCTACCAGTTCGACGTCCTCGCCGCCGGCTCCAAGTCGGGCAACCCGGGCGACGCCAAGCCGCAGGGCGGCCGGAAGCCGCTGCCGGCCAAGCCCGCCGGCGACAACCAGATCGTCCCGCAGGGCCACCTCGCCGAGACCGGCTCCAACTCGGCGCTGCCGATGATCGCGCTGGCGGGCGGTGCCGCGGTCGCCGTCGGCACCGGCGCCGTGTTCGTCGTGCGCCGCCGCAAGGCCGACATCGGCGCCACAGCCTGA
- a CDS encoding zinc-binding dehydrogenase, which produces MNRRVVHTRGGLPADVLTVVEEPESTAPERGQVLIRTTAFTVHPGDLQAIEAYPGSAARPVPAGAEATGVVEAIGPGTRVAPGVEVGGRVTVFPQPGAWAQWIAAEAEVVVAVPDELPDEVAAQMLANPLTAVMLRREAQEHPAFGYDGFLVQTAAGSSVGRLVTGLAQFHNLALVNVVRSDRGAAELRERFPDTPVVSTEHPGWADQVRKAAGGHPVSVALDPIGGKLAESLLDLLAPGGKLVSYGLIAEEPLSVHASTLLSKSLTLRGKNIGRWLSDVSAERRASDVATAKQIALGLKDQFDVAATYGLGELTKAVEHAVRPGKVGLVLVRPW; this is translated from the coding sequence ATGAACCGTCGTGTCGTCCACACCCGTGGAGGGTTGCCCGCCGATGTTCTGACCGTCGTCGAGGAGCCGGAGTCGACGGCGCCCGAGCGCGGCCAGGTCCTCATCCGCACCACCGCCTTCACGGTGCACCCCGGTGATCTCCAGGCCATCGAGGCGTACCCGGGCAGTGCTGCCCGGCCGGTCCCGGCCGGCGCGGAGGCCACCGGCGTGGTGGAGGCCATCGGCCCGGGCACACGCGTGGCGCCCGGGGTCGAGGTCGGCGGCCGTGTGACGGTCTTCCCCCAGCCGGGGGCGTGGGCGCAGTGGATCGCGGCGGAGGCCGAGGTGGTCGTCGCCGTACCGGATGAGCTGCCGGACGAAGTCGCCGCGCAGATGCTGGCGAACCCGTTGACCGCGGTGATGCTGCGCCGTGAGGCGCAGGAGCACCCGGCCTTCGGATATGACGGTTTTCTGGTGCAGACCGCGGCGGGCTCGTCGGTCGGGCGGCTGGTGACGGGCCTGGCCCAGTTCCACAACCTGGCGCTCGTCAACGTCGTCCGCAGCGATCGCGGTGCCGCTGAGCTGCGCGAACGGTTCCCGGACACGCCGGTCGTGTCGACAGAGCATCCGGGCTGGGCCGACCAGGTCCGCAAGGCGGCCGGTGGCCATCCGGTGAGTGTTGCTCTCGACCCGATCGGCGGGAAGCTGGCGGAGAGCCTTCTGGACCTGTTGGCGCCGGGTGGCAAGCTGGTCAGTTACGGGCTAATCGCCGAGGAGCCGCTCTCGGTGCACGCGTCGACGCTGCTGAGCAAGTCGCTGACCCTGCGGGGCAAGAACATCGGACGGTGGCTGTCCGATGTCTCCGCCGAGAGGCGGGCGTCCGACGTCGCCACCGCGAAGCAGATCGCGCTGGGGCTCAAGGACCAGTTCGACGTGGCCGCCACGTACGGCCTCGGCGAGCTGACCAAGGCCGTGGAGCACGCGGTACGACCCGGCAAGGTCGGCCTCGTCCTCGTCCGCCCCTGGTAG
- a CDS encoding GAP family protein, producing MGHAVGDVLGLAAAVAISPLPIVAIILVLATPQGRPNGTLFAVGWILGLAALGAIMLAVGGSGGASTHKHPATWVGALKLALGVLLVLFAVRQWQGRPRDPSQAHLPKWMAAIDRFTPSKVLGLGLLLSAANAKNAPLTIAAGASISSTGIPVPQQIGTLAVFVVIASLGVLAPLAVYLSMGERAKSILTGWRDWAAQHNAAVMAVLFSVLGLKLLGDGISVLAS from the coding sequence TTGGGACACGCCGTCGGCGATGTGCTCGGACTGGCGGCCGCTGTCGCGATCAGTCCGCTCCCGATCGTGGCGATCATCCTCGTCCTGGCCACGCCGCAGGGACGTCCGAACGGGACCCTATTCGCTGTCGGCTGGATCCTCGGCCTGGCCGCCCTCGGCGCGATCATGCTGGCGGTAGGAGGTTCCGGCGGCGCGTCCACGCACAAGCACCCAGCCACCTGGGTCGGAGCCCTCAAGCTCGCGCTGGGCGTGCTGCTCGTCCTGTTCGCCGTCCGACAGTGGCAGGGACGCCCCCGCGACCCCTCACAGGCACACCTGCCGAAGTGGATGGCGGCCATCGACCGTTTCACCCCCTCCAAGGTGCTCGGACTCGGGCTGCTGCTCTCGGCCGCCAACGCCAAGAACGCCCCGCTGACCATCGCCGCCGGTGCCTCGATCAGCTCGACCGGAATCCCCGTACCGCAGCAGATCGGCACACTCGCGGTCTTCGTCGTCATCGCATCGCTCGGCGTCCTCGCGCCGCTGGCCGTCTACCTGTCCATGGGAGAACGCGCCAAGAGCATCCTCACCGGCTGGCGGGACTGGGCCGCACAGCACAACGCTGCCGTCATGGCCGTCCTCTTCTCCGTCCTCGGACTCAAGCTGCTCGGGGACGGGATCAGCGTCCTCGCCTCCTGA
- a CDS encoding Nramp family divalent metal transporter, whose translation MLDEAHLGDIEGALGRIRLEEADSSRSLKRRLLTFLAIVGPGLIVMVGDNDAGGISTYAQAGQNYGYSLLWVLLLLIPVLIVNQEMVVRLGAVTGVGHARLINERFGRFWGWFSVGDLFVLNFLTIVTEFIGVSLALSYLGVDKYIAVPVAAVALVAITASGSFRSWERAMFAFIAVSLLLVPLALLSHPRYGAAVHHLVVPGVRGGVTSEAVLLIIAIVGTTVAPWQLFFQQSNIIDKRITPRFVGHERADTVLGSLVVIGGAVAIVVVADYAVSGTGAAGHFTDALGVAEALGGHSRVLGVMFAVVLLDASIIGAAAVTLATSYAFGDVFNLRHSLHRSFREAKAFYGTYAGMVLLAAAIVLIPGAPLGLITTAVQALAGLLLPSASVFLLLLCNDRAVLGPWVNPRWLNMVASTVIAVLLMLSGILVATTLFPSLDTTRIALWLTGVLVVGLLGAAVGLRVIRARRGPELPPPPRIPRSERESWRMPPLALLEPVVWSPGLRLGMGLLRGYLVIAALLLVVKAVQIG comes from the coding sequence GTGCTGGACGAGGCCCACCTCGGTGACATCGAGGGCGCGCTGGGACGTATCCGGCTGGAGGAGGCGGACTCCAGCCGGAGTCTCAAGCGGCGGCTGCTGACCTTCCTGGCCATCGTCGGCCCCGGCCTGATCGTGATGGTGGGCGACAACGACGCCGGCGGGATCTCCACGTACGCCCAGGCGGGCCAGAACTACGGCTACAGCCTGCTGTGGGTGCTCCTGTTGCTCATCCCCGTCCTCATCGTCAACCAGGAGATGGTGGTCCGGCTCGGCGCCGTCACCGGTGTCGGGCACGCCCGGCTGATCAACGAGCGCTTCGGCAGGTTCTGGGGCTGGTTCAGCGTCGGCGACCTGTTCGTGCTGAACTTCCTGACGATCGTCACCGAGTTCATCGGTGTCTCGCTCGCCCTGAGCTACCTCGGCGTGGACAAGTACATCGCCGTGCCGGTCGCCGCCGTCGCCCTGGTGGCGATCACCGCCTCGGGCAGCTTCCGGAGCTGGGAACGCGCGATGTTCGCCTTCATCGCCGTCAGCCTGCTGCTGGTGCCACTGGCGCTGCTGTCCCACCCGCGCTACGGAGCGGCCGTGCACCATCTGGTCGTCCCGGGCGTGCGGGGCGGGGTCACCTCGGAGGCCGTCCTGCTGATCATCGCGATCGTCGGTACGACCGTCGCTCCCTGGCAGTTGTTCTTCCAGCAGTCCAACATCATCGACAAGCGCATCACACCGCGGTTCGTCGGCCATGAGCGCGCGGACACCGTGCTGGGCTCCCTCGTCGTGATCGGCGGCGCCGTCGCGATCGTCGTCGTCGCCGACTACGCCGTGAGCGGTACGGGCGCGGCCGGGCACTTCACCGACGCGCTGGGGGTCGCCGAGGCCCTGGGCGGGCACAGCCGTGTGCTGGGAGTGATGTTCGCGGTCGTGCTCCTGGACGCGTCGATCATCGGCGCCGCGGCGGTCACCCTGGCCACCAGCTACGCCTTCGGTGACGTGTTCAACCTGCGCCACTCCCTGCACCGCAGCTTCCGCGAGGCCAAGGCGTTCTACGGGACCTACGCCGGGATGGTCCTGCTCGCCGCCGCCATCGTGCTGATCCCCGGTGCGCCCCTCGGGCTGATCACGACCGCCGTTCAGGCCCTGGCGGGCCTGCTCCTGCCCTCCGCGTCGGTGTTCCTGCTGCTGCTGTGCAACGACCGGGCGGTCCTCGGCCCCTGGGTCAATCCGCGCTGGCTCAACATGGTGGCGTCGACCGTCATCGCGGTGCTCCTGATGCTGTCCGGGATCCTCGTCGCGACGACCCTGTTCCCGTCGCTGGACACCACCCGGATCGCGCTGTGGCTCACCGGTGTGCTGGTCGTGGGGCTGCTTGGCGCGGCCGTGGGACTGCGTGTCATCCGCGCCCGCCGGGGCCCGGAACTGCCTCCGCCTCCGCGGATCCCCCGCTCGGAACGCGAGAGCTGGCGCATGCCTCCCCTCGCCCTGCTGGAGCCGGTCGTCTGGTCCCCCGGACTCAGACTCGGCATGGGCCTGCTGCGCGGCTACCTGGTGATCGCCGCGCTGCTGCTGGTGGTCAAGGCCGTCCAGATCGGCTGA
- a CDS encoding magnesium transporter MgtE N-terminal domain-containing protein: MSSSSPRPAAHRKQAPVHLSSLVKRPVVDPGDRSLGRLSDVIVRLRGADYPVVTGLVVGVGGRELFVPVEQVAALDAEGLVELESARLDLRPFGRREGEVLLRADVLGHRLIDVGEARLVRAQDLELAERDGQWLLSGVDTHRPHRLLGIFGDRATGHACRDWKAFEPLIGHSRSALVRRPTARIRRLRPAEIADLLEDASRDEEREILGDVRQDPELEADVFEELEEDRASRLLNARTDEEIAAVLARMRADDAADAIDDLRQGRRRPVLDLLPAGQRAKVLTLMGFNPASAGGLMGMDFLALPPDTPVSEAEAAVRRANRLQPEALTSVYTVDEDGRLLGWVRLVTILQSDPGLRLAEVSEADPVRVGPDTDLVDVALLMTDYNLITLPVVDDEGVLLGVITVDDVLEATLPEDWRRREVAPPPDAHRTVEAGSIPGATGAGGAGGPDGREEPSP; the protein is encoded by the coding sequence GTGAGTTCGTCTTCGCCGCGGCCGGCGGCACACCGGAAGCAGGCGCCCGTTCATCTGTCGTCGCTGGTGAAGCGCCCCGTGGTGGACCCGGGCGACCGGTCGCTCGGGCGGCTCTCCGACGTGATCGTCCGGCTGCGCGGCGCCGACTACCCGGTGGTGACCGGGCTCGTGGTCGGCGTGGGCGGCCGTGAGCTGTTCGTCCCGGTCGAACAGGTGGCCGCTCTCGACGCCGAGGGCCTGGTGGAACTCGAGAGCGCACGGCTCGACCTGCGGCCGTTCGGGCGGCGCGAGGGTGAGGTACTGCTGCGGGCGGACGTACTGGGCCACCGGCTGATCGACGTGGGCGAGGCCCGCCTGGTCCGCGCGCAGGACCTGGAACTGGCCGAGCGCGACGGCCAGTGGCTGCTGTCGGGCGTGGACACGCACCGCCCGCACCGACTGCTCGGGATCTTCGGGGACCGTGCGACGGGGCACGCGTGCCGTGACTGGAAGGCGTTCGAGCCGCTGATCGGGCACAGCCGCAGCGCGCTGGTCCGCCGTCCCACGGCCCGGATCCGGCGCCTGCGGCCCGCGGAGATCGCCGACCTGCTCGAAGACGCCTCCCGGGACGAGGAACGCGAGATCCTCGGCGACGTCCGGCAGGATCCGGAGCTGGAGGCCGACGTCTTCGAGGAACTGGAGGAGGACCGGGCCTCCCGGCTGCTCAACGCCCGCACCGACGAGGAGATCGCCGCCGTCCTGGCGCGGATGCGGGCGGACGACGCGGCCGACGCCATCGACGATCTGCGACAGGGCCGCCGGCGACCCGTGCTGGACCTGCTGCCCGCCGGACAGCGGGCCAAGGTGCTGACCCTGATGGGCTTCAACCCCGCCAGTGCCGGAGGACTGATGGGGATGGACTTCCTGGCCCTGCCCCCGGATACGCCCGTGAGCGAGGCCGAGGCGGCGGTAAGGCGTGCGAACCGGCTCCAACCGGAGGCGCTGACCAGCGTCTACACCGTCGACGAGGACGGCCGGCTGCTCGGCTGGGTCCGGCTGGTCACCATCCTGCAGAGCGACCCCGGGCTCCGGCTGGCCGAGGTGAGCGAGGCCGATCCCGTGCGCGTCGGCCCGGACACGGACCTGGTGGACGTCGCCCTGCTGATGACGGACTACAACCTCATCACCCTGCCGGTCGTGGACGACGAAGGAGTCCTGCTCGGTGTGATCACGGTCGACGACGTACTGGAGGCGACACTGCCGGAGGACTGGCGGCGCCGGGAAGTGGCCCCGCCACCGGACGCGCATCGGACCGTTGAGGCCGGAAGCATCCCTGGCGCCACTGGTGCCGGCGGCGCCGGGGGACCGGATGGGCGTGAGGAGCCCTCACCATGA
- a CDS encoding MarR family winged helix-turn-helix transcriptional regulator, whose translation MSAQPRSELPLPGPAAEAPDARLLTEAVTRLRRALRASIRTDYPWEKLPMAQVELLQVLGEHSPARISDLAARQRLAPSTVSGLIGQMITTGLVAREVDSADRRASVVTLTDAGRDQLTAWTTAHERRMDAALASLDDTTRSAIATALPALFQLAEQLGRLDDGS comes from the coding sequence ATGTCCGCGCAGCCCCGTTCCGAGCTTCCCCTGCCCGGCCCCGCCGCCGAGGCGCCGGACGCCCGTCTGCTGACCGAGGCTGTCACCCGCCTGCGCCGCGCCCTGCGGGCCTCGATCCGCACCGACTATCCGTGGGAGAAGCTGCCCATGGCCCAGGTCGAACTGCTCCAGGTGCTCGGCGAGCACTCGCCCGCCCGGATCAGCGACCTCGCGGCCCGCCAGCGGCTCGCACCGAGCACCGTCAGCGGACTGATCGGCCAGATGATCACGACGGGCCTGGTCGCGCGCGAGGTCGACTCCGCCGACCGCCGTGCCTCCGTCGTCACCCTCACCGACGCCGGCCGCGACCAGCTCACCGCGTGGACCACCGCCCACGAACGCCGGATGGACGCCGCCCTGGCCTCCCTGGACGACACGACCCGCTCCGCCATCGCCACCGCCTTGCCGGCCCTCTTCCAACTCGCCGAACAGCTGGGCCGGTTGGACGACGGCTCCTGA
- a CDS encoding MFS transporter translates to MAPDTTHTPPRPRWPAVLTAERARPEGIRSRPNAWRLAVATVCFGAFMGQLDASIVTLTYGSLRTEFHTSLAAVEWVSLAYLLALVALLVPAGRLADAHGRKLLYLYGFAVFTLASAACGLAPSLVALVGFRVVQAAGAALMQANSVALVTTSAPRGRMRSALGVQAAAQALGLALGPTVGGALVSTLGWRWVFWVNVPVGVVALVSGHYLLPRTRARTRVARFDWAGLALLAVATTCALLGVSAASGLPVPGWSVVLLFGVAALAGWGFARRQRRIAAPLLDLALLRVRAVTFGLVGALSGYLVLFGPLVLVPVVLTTRGASELTAGLVLTALPAGFALGATGGDRLLPRSLSDRGRCLTGAGVFLLTTAALLAVPLTIAWLVPLLALVGVGLGTFTPANNALIMGAIPARSSGTGGGLVNMTRGLGTALGVALVTLALHLAAGGGTEAGARWSAAILVAVSAVAVVSARLGPERGDHGRSQPELGA, encoded by the coding sequence ATGGCTCCGGATACGACGCACACCCCGCCCCGCCCGCGCTGGCCCGCCGTGCTCACCGCGGAGCGGGCCCGCCCGGAGGGGATCCGGTCGCGGCCGAACGCCTGGCGGCTGGCTGTGGCCACGGTGTGCTTCGGGGCGTTCATGGGCCAGCTGGACGCGAGCATCGTGACGCTGACCTACGGCAGCCTGCGTACCGAGTTCCACACCTCGCTCGCCGCGGTGGAATGGGTGTCGCTGGCGTATCTGCTGGCCCTGGTGGCGCTGCTGGTGCCGGCCGGGCGGCTGGCGGACGCCCACGGCCGCAAGCTGCTGTACCTGTACGGGTTCGCCGTCTTCACACTGGCGTCCGCCGCCTGCGGACTGGCGCCCTCCCTGGTGGCGCTGGTGGGCTTCCGGGTGGTGCAGGCGGCCGGAGCGGCGTTGATGCAGGCCAACAGCGTCGCGCTGGTGACCACCAGCGCACCCCGCGGGCGGATGCGCAGCGCGCTCGGCGTGCAGGCCGCCGCACAGGCGCTGGGGCTCGCCCTGGGGCCCACGGTGGGCGGGGCGCTGGTGTCCACCCTGGGCTGGCGCTGGGTGTTCTGGGTGAACGTGCCGGTCGGGGTGGTCGCGCTGGTGAGCGGGCACTATCTGCTGCCGCGCACCAGGGCCCGTACGAGGGTGGCCCGCTTCGACTGGGCCGGACTGGCGCTGCTGGCCGTGGCGACGACCTGTGCTCTGCTCGGCGTGTCCGCGGCCTCCGGTCTGCCGGTGCCCGGCTGGAGCGTGGTCCTGCTGTTCGGCGTGGCCGCCCTGGCCGGCTGGGGGTTCGCCCGCCGTCAGCGGCGGATCGCCGCGCCCCTGCTCGACCTCGCGCTGCTACGGGTGCGCGCGGTGACGTTCGGGCTGGTCGGGGCGCTCAGCGGATACCTGGTGCTGTTCGGCCCGCTGGTGCTGGTGCCGGTCGTGCTGACCACGCGGGGGGCCTCGGAGCTGACCGCGGGGCTGGTGCTGACCGCGCTGCCCGCCGGGTTCGCCCTCGGTGCCACGGGCGGTGACCGGCTGCTGCCGCGCTCCCTCAGCGACCGTGGCCGGTGCCTGACCGGAGCCGGAGTGTTCCTCCTCACCACGGCCGCGCTTCTGGCCGTTCCGCTGACCATCGCCTGGCTGGTGCCGCTGCTGGCCCTGGTCGGCGTGGGGCTGGGGACGTTCACCCCGGCCAACAACGCGCTGATCATGGGCGCGATCCCGGCCCGTTCCTCCGGCACCGGCGGCGGTCTGGTCAACATGACCCGCGGCCTGGGCACCGCCCTGGGGGTGGCGCTGGTGACCCTCGCCCTGCACCTCGCGGCCGGCGGCGGAACCGAGGCCGGCGCCCGGTGGTCCGCGGCGATCCTGGTGGCGGTGTCGGCCGTCGCCGTGGTCTCGGCCCGGCTGGGTCCCGAGCGGGGCGACCACGGGCGGTCCCAGCCGGAACTCGGGGCGTGA
- a CDS encoding STAS domain-containing protein, whose product MAAAHLPASPLMIRATDDRRAELVLTGDIGAHALRPLEERLAAPQLSETDEWVVDMSGATHLDLACAYALLRAATRWPATAVTIRGARRAVHRTLRQAGFDAVAVMED is encoded by the coding sequence ATGGCAGCAGCGCATCTCCCGGCGTCGCCCTTGATGATCAGGGCGACCGACGACCGGCGGGCCGAGCTGGTCCTCACCGGGGACATCGGTGCCCACGCCCTGCGGCCGCTGGAGGAACGACTCGCGGCACCGCAGCTGAGCGAGACCGACGAGTGGGTCGTGGACATGAGCGGGGCCACCCACCTCGACCTCGCCTGCGCCTACGCCCTGCTGCGGGCCGCCACGCGGTGGCCGGCGACCGCGGTCACCATTCGCGGAGCCCGGCGCGCCGTGCACCGGACCCTGCGCCAGGCGGGGTTCGACGCGGTCGCGGTGATGGAGGACTGA